In Gigantopelta aegis isolate Gae_Host chromosome 6, Gae_host_genome, whole genome shotgun sequence, the following are encoded in one genomic region:
- the LOC121376046 gene encoding degenerin unc-8-like, translating into MANYRQRNYNIYDPDGADVFPDTLYTGPPSRTKILNDNMAYPGRTDSYYRGQQPLAWSSPRKQQISDSSFERGYKHSDTEPSTARQSDDTNSAMRAIAVRFAENTSMVGVPYIHHSTAWYAKLAWVLFLLAGLGAMTFHLYHLSDTYFAWPKHTTVVLGFESLKFPAITVCNINPVKMSQLYRGSPQFQQLLDSVRAENMAKRIEQQRLGAANPPLEGQAPPPDVGNGGTGGGVTGGTDGGPTGGAGGGATGGAGGGSTGGAGGGATGSAGGGSTGGAEGGAKGGTGSGATGGTDGGPTGGAGGGATGGAGGGSTGGAGGEETGGTRSGATGSTGGATGGAGDGSTGGAGSGETGGSGGATGGGATGGAGGGATGGTGGGATGGTGNGATGGAGGGQNGSTGGGATGGGATGDAGGGATGGGGGGATGDAGNGSTSKPPPRNRRESRTKRFVEPDYNYTNPYDVPPPPRPGEEDTWRNQGKKIAQAQMVDDFVSIYSSMKRKTRIEMGHHIRDMLIKCSFAGRECVAENFTISTTTTFGNCFTLQYDQFISRRSGPQEGLELWLNLEKAEFLRGWTNGDGLHLAVHELKSLPMVEQDGIAISAGTETFVALQLLNIERLGPPYGECNDGVEFHQLYGLVYSRQVCQMFCEQSLIIEYCGCIDGRQDEVNVQMKVKEKYSPCRESDDILCMNEIKQDFEFNKKTCTCLNPCSETKYTKTLSARPWPSEEYGKVLVQEMCAKRNNETQCQQFQDYTHQQLSKDFVKLSIYFEDLNYENITEVIDYELSQFLSDIGGTIGLWIGLSVLSLCEVGQLLLEITLYFCNCKGKKKPRKNDSRNHK; encoded by the exons ATCTCAGACAGTTCTTTTGAGAGAGGTTACAAACATTCTGACACGGAACCTTCCACAGCGAGACAATCTGACGATACCAACAGTGCCATGAGAGCCATTGCTGTTCGCTTTGCGGAGAACACGTCGATGGTGGGTGTGCCGTACATCCACCACTCCACGGCGTGGTATGCCAAACTGGCGTGGGTACTCTTCCTGCTGGCCGGGCTGGGAGCCATGACGTTCCATCTCTACCATTTGTCAGATACGTACTTCGCGTGGCCCAAGCACACCACTGTCGTCCTGGGCTTCGAGAGTCTGAAATTCCCTGCGATCACCGTCTGCAACATCAACCCCGTAAAGATGTCTCAGCTTTACAGAGGAAGTCCACAGTTTCAGCAACTTCTCGATTCAGTGAGAGCGGAGAACATGGCGAAGAGAATAGAACAGCAACGT CTTGGTGCAGCGAACCCGCCTCTTGAAGGCCAAGCTCCACCACCAGACGTGGGAAATGGAGGCACAGGAGGCGGAGTGACTGGAGGTACAGACGGTGGGCCAACTGGAGGCGCAGGAGGTGGAGCGACTGGAGGTGCAGGAGGCGGATCGACTGGAGGCGCAGGAGGTGGAGCGACTGGAAGTGCAGGAGGCGGATCGACTGGAGGTGCAGAAGGCGGGGCAAAAGGTGGTACAGGAAGCGGAGCGACTGGAGGTACAGACGGTGGCCCAACTGGAGGCGCAGGAGGTGGAGCGACTGGAGGTGCAGGAGGCGGATCGACTGGAGGTGCAGGAGGCGAGGAAACTGGAGGTACACGAAGCGGAGCGACTGGAAGTACAGGTGGAGCAACTGGAGGTGCAGGAGACGGATCGACTGGAGGTGCAGGAAGCGGGGAAACAGGAGGTTCAGGAGGAGCGACTGGAGGAGGGGCAACAGGAGGTGCAGGAGGCGGGGCAACTGGAGGTACAGGAGGCGGAGCAACAGGAGGTACAGGAAACGGAGCGACTGGGGGTGCAGGAGGCGGGCAAAATGGATCAACAGGAGGTGGGGCAACAGGAGGCGGGGCAACTGGAGATGCAGGAGGCGGGGCAACaggaggtggaggtggtggaGCAACTGGCGATGCAGGAAATGGAAGTACCTCGAAACCACCACCCCGCAATCGGCGAGAGTCGCGCACTAAGAGATTTGTCGAGCCAGATTACAACTACACGAACCCGTACGACGTGCCACCTCCACCGAGACCCGGCGAGGAGGACACGTGGAGGAACCAAGGGAAGAAGATTGCCCAGGCTCAGATGGTAGACGATTTTGTCTCCATTTATTCAAGTATGAAAAG AAAAACGCGAATTGAGATGGGTCATCACATTAGAGACATGTTGATAAAATGTTCCTTCGCAGGACGGGAATGCGTTGCTGA AAACTTTACGATTTCAACCACCACGACATTTGGGAACTGTTTCACCTTACAATACGACCAGTTTATCAGCAGACGAAGTGGTCCACAAGAAG GACTAGAATTGTGGCTCAATCTTGAGAAAGCCGAGTTTTTACGAGGATGGACGAACGGTGACGGACTTCATCTAGCTGTTCACGAACTCAAATCTCTACCAATGGTGGAGCAGGACGGAATCGCAATATCCGCCGGAACTGAAACGTTCGTCGCTCTTCAACTG TTGAACATTGAGAGACTAGGCCCTCCATACGGAGAATGTAACGACGGGGTAGAATTCCACCAGCTGTATGGTTTGGTTTACTCCCGACAG GTATGCCAGATGTTCTGCGAGCAGAGTCTGATAATTGAGTACTGCGGCTGCATCGACGGCCGACAGGACGAGGTGAACGTGCAGATGAAGGTCAAAGAGAAGTACTCGCCTTGTCGAGAGTCGGACG ACATCTTGTGtatgaatgaaataaaacaagattTTGAATTTAATAAAAAGACCTGTACATGTCTGAACCCCTGCAG TGAAACAAAATACACGAAAACTCTTTCAGCAAGACCATGGCCTTCAGAAGAATATGGG AAAGTGCTGGTGCAAGAAATGTGTGCTAAAAGGAACAATGAGACACAGTGTCAGCAATTTCAAGATTATACCCATCAACAACTGTC GAAAGATTTTGTAAAGCTGAGCATATACTTTGAAGATTTGAACTACGAAAACATCACAGAAGTAATAGACTATGAG TTATCCCAGTTCCTGTCTGATATCGGAGGAACAATCGGTCTGTGGATCGGCTTGTCTGTCCTCAGTCTGTGCGAAGTGGGACAGCTGCTTCTCGAAATCACCCTCTACTTCTGTAACTGCAAAGGAAAAAAGAAACCACGCAAAAATGATTCAAGAAACCACAAATAA